The Prochlorococcus sp. MIT 0801 genomic sequence CTAGAGGAGTTTTTTTATTAGCTAATAAAGCATTTAAAGTATCAATAAATATTGATTTACCTGAACCAGTTTGCCCTGTAAAAGCAGTAAACCCCTTAGCAAAGTCAATCTCGGTATTGCCAAATAGAGCTATATTTTGAAAGCGAAGACTGTTTAACATAAATCAAAGCAACCAAAAAGACACAAACTGAGCGTAAAATGAATTAGAAGAGACGTAGAACATTGCCATACTAAAATGGCCGAAGAATTAAGCGATTTTATTGAAGCCTCAGGTCTACTTTTGTATGACCCAGCGGCTATTGACTCAATCTACAAAAAAAATCCAATTCGTCTACTTAGAAGACTTTGGCAGACACTTTTACCAATTGGATTATTTTTACTTGGCGTTGGATGGGAAAAGTTAATTGGTTCTCTAGAAAAAAATGAAAGAAAAACTTTTAGAGCGAAAGAATTTACAAACCTACTTGTAGAGTTAGGACCAGCATTCATTAAAGCTGGACAAGCGCTATCAACCAGACCAGACATTGTTCCTCCAACTGTTTTAGAAGAATTAGCACAACTTCAAGATCAACTACCTGGCTTTGAAAGTAAGCTCGCAATGGCTTGTATTGAACAAGATTTAGAGGATAAAATAGACAACATATTTGAAGAGATAGATAAAGAACCGATTTCAGCTGCATCTTTAGGGCAAGTTCATAAAGCAATACTCAAAAGTGGAGAAAAAGTTGCTGTTAAAGTTCAAAGACCAGGATTAAGAGAACAAATCACTTTAGATTTATACATAGTAAGAAATATAGCGATATGGTTTAAAAATAATATTGGGATTATTAGAAGTGATCTAGTTGCATTAATAGACGAGCTAGGTAAAAGAATATTTGAGGAAATGGACTACATTAATGAAGCAAATAATGCCGAAAAATTTAAGAATCTTCATAGCGAAAATCATAAAATTGCAGTACCCAAAATTTATAGAAAAGCAACAAGTAGAAGAGTGCTTACAATGGAATGGATCGATGGGATAAAATTAACAAATATAGAAGCTGTAAAAAATTTAGGAATTGATCCAAATGAGATGGTGGAAATTGGAGTAAGTTGCAGTCTTCAGCAACTGATTGAACACGGTTTTTTTCACGCCGATCCACATCCAGGTAATATCTTAGCAATGGAAGATGGTCGATTATGTTATTTAGACTTTGGAATGATGAGTGATATAACACAAGAATCTAGGGTTGGATTAATTAGAGCAGTTGTTCATCTAGTAAACAGAAGATTTGATAAACTTTCTTATGATTTTGTTCAACTAGGATTTCTTTCTGAAGAAGTTGATTTAACACCTATTGCTCCTGCATTTGAAAGTGTTTTTACTAGTGCTTTGGAGATAGGCGTAAACAAAATGGACTTTAAGGCAGTAACAGATGATATGTCGGGAATTATGTATAAATTTCCTTTTAAATTACCACCCTATTATGCACTAATAATTAGATCTCTAATTACTCTTGAAGGAATAGCTCTTAGTGTTGATCCTAATTTTAAAATATTAGGAGCTGCGTATCCTTATTTCGCAAGAAGGCTAATAGAAGATGAAAACCCAGAATTAAGAGATAGTTTAAAAGAAATGCTTTTTGATGAAAATAGCCTTAAATTAGAAAAATTAGACGATCTTCTAACAAGTGCTACAAAAGAAAAACAACTAGATAGTGAAAAAATATTAGATCAAACAATTGATTTTTTATTTTCGAAGAAAGGTCTTATTCTTAGAAATGAATTAATAAATATCATAGCTTCAAAAATAGACTCTATTGGATGGAAGACTGTAATTAAATTAAATGAAAAGTTACCGTCAAAAATTC encodes the following:
- a CDS encoding AarF/ABC1/UbiB kinase family protein, which produces MAEELSDFIEASGLLLYDPAAIDSIYKKNPIRLLRRLWQTLLPIGLFLLGVGWEKLIGSLEKNERKTFRAKEFTNLLVELGPAFIKAGQALSTRPDIVPPTVLEELAQLQDQLPGFESKLAMACIEQDLEDKIDNIFEEIDKEPISAASLGQVHKAILKSGEKVAVKVQRPGLREQITLDLYIVRNIAIWFKNNIGIIRSDLVALIDELGKRIFEEMDYINEANNAEKFKNLHSENHKIAVPKIYRKATSRRVLTMEWIDGIKLTNIEAVKNLGIDPNEMVEIGVSCSLQQLIEHGFFHADPHPGNILAMEDGRLCYLDFGMMSDITQESRVGLIRAVVHLVNRRFDKLSYDFVQLGFLSEEVDLTPIAPAFESVFTSALEIGVNKMDFKAVTDDMSGIMYKFPFKLPPYYALIIRSLITLEGIALSVDPNFKILGAAYPYFARRLIEDENPELRDSLKEMLFDENSLKLEKLDDLLTSATKEKQLDSEKILDQTIDFLFSKKGLILRNELINIIASKIDSIGWKTVIKLNEKLPSKIRSKTIQNSSKINNKQIINLSSIKKIFRKSKMKSGFKRKIFFKKLPKILITKDTYNMGLGLMKRTSEKGIIRLVKVAAGVIQ